One region of Cuculus canorus isolate bCucCan1 chromosome 6, bCucCan1.pri, whole genome shotgun sequence genomic DNA includes:
- the LOC104054603 gene encoding rac GTPase-activating protein 1 isoform X1, with product MAQRGGSGSARGRRGSRCLSPRGLRAGRMLRQRCGRLLAQLKRVSELLELSGSVEEDYIQIVRCFETMRQRCCRLEQDGQRARERLARAEAGQAALEVKLKHARKQVEVEIKKRHRLEAELEMQERKHQLVLESLMQEPWGSGILTREQCSILNALVSQRLGAALAAGRRSSAVDESCQSLLSHSDISYDRTDDDVDVDVTVAQTLKRKAQERQRVSLAPQIGPVVVAKRHRSSVAPQNTECSAVCSRFLCPAACIYQVYPGCAGPVPYSLYTPIPMASVPPVPTPEEITGPAGSLLPTALLPRRCSRQGHRISTRAGVLGSLNMPNATVLGQLGCCRGCLEVGSLLTAQPGAGMVCLAEPALLPPLSAELTTAWGTGEDPSCHAPGQESHTVGGSEGQPVPAHFPSPPQTLPKLQHEFTSKTVIRPEPCGICGSRIRFGKAAIKCRQCQLLLHPKCQDQCPSPCVPRPHHHAWPREGVLADFAPTVPPLVPVLVLQCVTEVERRGLTETGLYRVPGTEPLVREWKRRLLQAGGALPALGSVDNIHVVCGVLKDFLRGLKEPLVTFSLHSAFLQAADIPDDAACSTTLCHLVSKLPPANRDTLAFLMLHLLRVSHSPECKMDILNLSRVFGPTLVGHGSANPTPLAIMEDTPRQCKVVAQLLSLPPDFWRGFLRTKQENPLPPPALGDEREPFFRPISSPDAKLRQLSPGGTCCLPSNLWSCVGTATQPPQGMGPKKVGRFFPSLL from the exons CCAGAGGTGCTGCCGCCTGGAGCAGGACGGGCAGCGGGCCCGCGAGCGCCTGGCCCGCGCCGAGGCTGGGCAGGCGGCGCTGGAGGTGAAGCTCAAGCACGCCCGCAAACAGGTCGAGGTGGAGATAAAGAAGCGGCACCGTCTGGAGGCTGAACTGGAGATGCAG GAGCGCAAACATCAGCTTGTCTTAGAGTCCCTGATGCAGGAGCCATGGGGCAGCGGCATCCTGACCAGGGAGCAGTGCTCCATCCTCAATGCCCTGGTCAGCCAGCGCCTTGgggcagccctggcagcaggcaggag GTCATCTGCAGTGGACGAATCGTGCCAGTCCCTCCTGTCCCACTCGGACATCAGCTATGACCGCACTGATGATGATGTG GATGTTGATGTAACGGTGGCGCAGACCCTGAAGCGCAAAGCCCAGGAGAGGCAG CGTGTGTCCCTGGCCCCTCAGATCGGCCCTGTGGTGGTGGCGAAGCGGCACCGGTCTTCTGTGGCACCTCAAAACACT GAGTGCTCAGCTGTCTGCTCCAGGTTCCTGTGCCCTGCAGCCTGTATCTACCAGGTTTACCCTGGCTGTGCTGGACCAGTGCCCTACAGCCTGTACACTCCTATACCCATG GCGAGTGTCCCCCCCGTGCCCACTCCTGAAGAGATCACAGGCCCTGCTGGCAGCCTCCTGCCCACTGCTTTGTTGCCACGACGCTGCTCTCGCCAGGGACACCGTATCTCCACACGTGCAG GGGTACTGGGGTCTCTGAACATGCCAAATGCCACTGTCCTAGGgcagctgggatgctgcagaggctgcctggAGGTAGGAAGCCTCCTCACAGCCcagccaggagctgggatggTTTGCCTTGCAGAGCCTGCTCTActgcctcctctctctgcagagctgacCACTGCGTGGGGCACAGGTGAGGATCCAAGCTGCCATGCACCTGGACAGGAGAGCCACACCGTGGGCGGCTCAGAGGGGCAGCCAGTGCCAGCCCActtcccctctcctccacaAACTCTCCCAAAGCTCCAGCATGAGTTCACCTCCAAAACA GTGATCCGCCCTGAGCCTTGTGGTATCTGCGGCTCCCGTATCCGCTTTGGGAAGGCTGCCATCAAGTGCCGCCAGTGCCAGCTGCTGCTACACCCCAAGTGCCAGGACCAGTGCCCCAGCCCCTGTGTACCTCGGCCTCACCACCATGCCTGGCCTCgtgag GGTGTGCTGGCTGACTTTGCCCCCACCGTGCCACCCCTTGTGCCTGTGCTGGTGTTGCAGTGTGTGACCGAGGTGGAGAGGCGAGGCTTGACAGAG aCAGGGCTGTACCGGGTGCCGGGCACGGAACCACTGGTGCGGGAGTGGAAAcggaggctgctgcaggcagggggtGCGCTGCCTGCCCTTGGCAGTGTGGATAACATCCATGTGGTATGTGGGGTGCTCAAGGACTTTCTGCGAGGGCTCAAGGAGCCACTGGTCACCTTCAGCCTCCactctgcctttctgcaggcCGCTG ACATCCCAGATgatgctgcctgcagcaccacCCTGTGCCACTTGGTGAGCAAGCTGCCCCCAGCCAACCGGGACACCCTGGCCTTCCTTATGCTGCACCTGCTCAG GGTGTCACACAGCCCTGAGTGCAAGATGGACATCCTCAACCTGTCCCGTGTGTTTGGTCCCACACTGGTGGGACATGGCTCAGCCAACCCTACACCACTCGCCATTATGGAGGACACACCACGGCAGTGCAAG GTGGTGGCTCAGCTGCTCTCACTGCCACCCGACTTCTGGAGAGGCTTCCTGAGAACGAAGCAGGAAAACCCACTGCCACCACCAGCCCTGGGAGATGAACGTG AGCCATTCTTCCgccccatctcctccccagATGCAAAGCTGCGCCAGCTGAGCCCAGGTGGCACTTGCTGCCTCCCCAGCAACCTTTGGAGCTGTGTGGGCACAGCCACCCAGCCCCC GCAGGGGATGGGCCCGAAGAAGGTGGGTcgtttctttccttctctgctgtag
- the LOC104054603 gene encoding rac GTPase-activating protein 1 isoform X5, whose product MAQRGGSGSARGRRGSRCLSPRGLRAGRMLRQRCGRLLAQLKRVSELLELSGSVEEDYIQIVRCFETMRQRCCRLEQDGQRARERLARAEAGQAALEVKLKHARKQVEVEIKKRHRLEAELEMQERKHQLVLESLMQEPWGSGILTREQCSILNALVSQRLGAALAAGRRSSAVDESCQSLLSHSDISYDRTDDDVDVDVTVAQTLKRKAQERQRVSLAPQIGPVVVAKRHRSSVAPQNTASVPPVPTPEEITGPAGSLLPTALLPRRCSRQGHRISTRAELTTAWGTGEDPSCHAPGQESHTVGGSEGQPVPAHFPSPPQTLPKLQHEFTSKTVIRPEPCGICGSRIRFGKAAIKCRQCQLLLHPKCQDQCPSPCVPRPHHHAWPREGVLADFAPTVPPLVPVLVLQCVTEVERRGLTETGLYRVPGTEPLVREWKRRLLQAGGALPALGSVDNIHVVCGVLKDFLRGLKEPLVTFSLHSAFLQAADIPDDAACSTTLCHLVSKLPPANRDTLAFLMLHLLRVSHSPECKMDILNLSRVFGPTLVGHGSANPTPLAIMEDTPRQCKVRGSLRHGLHPRCCWHPYSPSLLIQVVAQLLSLPPDFWRGFLRTKQENPLPPPALGDEREPFFRPISSPDAKLRQLSPGGTCCLPSNLWSCVGTATQPPQGMGPKKVGRFFPSLL is encoded by the exons CCAGAGGTGCTGCCGCCTGGAGCAGGACGGGCAGCGGGCCCGCGAGCGCCTGGCCCGCGCCGAGGCTGGGCAGGCGGCGCTGGAGGTGAAGCTCAAGCACGCCCGCAAACAGGTCGAGGTGGAGATAAAGAAGCGGCACCGTCTGGAGGCTGAACTGGAGATGCAG GAGCGCAAACATCAGCTTGTCTTAGAGTCCCTGATGCAGGAGCCATGGGGCAGCGGCATCCTGACCAGGGAGCAGTGCTCCATCCTCAATGCCCTGGTCAGCCAGCGCCTTGgggcagccctggcagcaggcaggag GTCATCTGCAGTGGACGAATCGTGCCAGTCCCTCCTGTCCCACTCGGACATCAGCTATGACCGCACTGATGATGATGTG GATGTTGATGTAACGGTGGCGCAGACCCTGAAGCGCAAAGCCCAGGAGAGGCAG CGTGTGTCCCTGGCCCCTCAGATCGGCCCTGTGGTGGTGGCGAAGCGGCACCGGTCTTCTGTGGCACCTCAAAACACT GCGAGTGTCCCCCCCGTGCCCACTCCTGAAGAGATCACAGGCCCTGCTGGCAGCCTCCTGCCCACTGCTTTGTTGCCACGACGCTGCTCTCGCCAGGGACACCGTATCTCCACACGTGCAG agctgacCACTGCGTGGGGCACAGGTGAGGATCCAAGCTGCCATGCACCTGGACAGGAGAGCCACACCGTGGGCGGCTCAGAGGGGCAGCCAGTGCCAGCCCActtcccctctcctccacaAACTCTCCCAAAGCTCCAGCATGAGTTCACCTCCAAAACA GTGATCCGCCCTGAGCCTTGTGGTATCTGCGGCTCCCGTATCCGCTTTGGGAAGGCTGCCATCAAGTGCCGCCAGTGCCAGCTGCTGCTACACCCCAAGTGCCAGGACCAGTGCCCCAGCCCCTGTGTACCTCGGCCTCACCACCATGCCTGGCCTCgtgag GGTGTGCTGGCTGACTTTGCCCCCACCGTGCCACCCCTTGTGCCTGTGCTGGTGTTGCAGTGTGTGACCGAGGTGGAGAGGCGAGGCTTGACAGAG aCAGGGCTGTACCGGGTGCCGGGCACGGAACCACTGGTGCGGGAGTGGAAAcggaggctgctgcaggcagggggtGCGCTGCCTGCCCTTGGCAGTGTGGATAACATCCATGTGGTATGTGGGGTGCTCAAGGACTTTCTGCGAGGGCTCAAGGAGCCACTGGTCACCTTCAGCCTCCactctgcctttctgcaggcCGCTG ACATCCCAGATgatgctgcctgcagcaccacCCTGTGCCACTTGGTGAGCAAGCTGCCCCCAGCCAACCGGGACACCCTGGCCTTCCTTATGCTGCACCTGCTCAG GGTGTCACACAGCCCTGAGTGCAAGATGGACATCCTCAACCTGTCCCGTGTGTTTGGTCCCACACTGGTGGGACATGGCTCAGCCAACCCTACACCACTCGCCATTATGGAGGACACACCACGGCAGTGCAAGGTGAGGGGGTCCCTGAGGCATGGGCTACATCCCAGGTGCTGCTGGCATCCCTATTCTCCATCTCTCCTTATCCAGGTGGTGGCTCAGCTGCTCTCACTGCCACCCGACTTCTGGAGAGGCTTCCTGAGAACGAAGCAGGAAAACCCACTGCCACCACCAGCCCTGGGAGATGAACGTG AGCCATTCTTCCgccccatctcctccccagATGCAAAGCTGCGCCAGCTGAGCCCAGGTGGCACTTGCTGCCTCCCCAGCAACCTTTGGAGCTGTGTGGGCACAGCCACCCAGCCCCC GCAGGGGATGGGCCCGAAGAAGGTGGGTcgtttctttccttctctgctgtag
- the LOC104054603 gene encoding rac GTPase-activating protein 1 isoform X4, translating to MAQRGGSGSARGRRGSRCLSPRGLRAGRMLRQRCGRLLAQLKRVSELLELSGSVEEDYIQIVRCFETMRQRCCRLEQDGQRARERLARAEAGQAALEVKLKHARKQVEVEIKKRHRLEAELEMQERKHQLVLESLMQEPWGSGILTREQCSILNALVSQRLGAALAAGRRSSAVDESCQSLLSHSDISYDRTDDDVDVDVTVAQTLKRKAQERQRVSLAPQIGPVVVAKRHRSSVAPQNTASVPPVPTPEEITGPAGSLLPTALLPRRCSRQGHRISTRAGVLGSLNMPNATVLGQLGCCRGCLEVGSLLTAQPGAGMVCLAEPALLPPLSAELTTAWGTGEDPSCHAPGQESHTVGGSEGQPVPAHFPSPPQTLPKLQHEFTSKTVIRPEPCGICGSRIRFGKAAIKCRQCQLLLHPKCQDQCPSPCVPRPHHHAWPREGVLADFAPTVPPLVPVLVLQCVTEVERRGLTETGLYRVPGTEPLVREWKRRLLQAGGALPALGSVDNIHVVCGVLKDFLRGLKEPLVTFSLHSAFLQAADIPDDAACSTTLCHLVSKLPPANRDTLAFLMLHLLRVSHSPECKMDILNLSRVFGPTLVGHGSANPTPLAIMEDTPRQCKVVAQLLSLPPDFWRGFLRTKQENPLPPPALGDEREPFFRPISSPDAKLRQLSPGGTCCLPSNLWSCVGTATQPPQGMGPKKVGRFFPSLL from the exons CCAGAGGTGCTGCCGCCTGGAGCAGGACGGGCAGCGGGCCCGCGAGCGCCTGGCCCGCGCCGAGGCTGGGCAGGCGGCGCTGGAGGTGAAGCTCAAGCACGCCCGCAAACAGGTCGAGGTGGAGATAAAGAAGCGGCACCGTCTGGAGGCTGAACTGGAGATGCAG GAGCGCAAACATCAGCTTGTCTTAGAGTCCCTGATGCAGGAGCCATGGGGCAGCGGCATCCTGACCAGGGAGCAGTGCTCCATCCTCAATGCCCTGGTCAGCCAGCGCCTTGgggcagccctggcagcaggcaggag GTCATCTGCAGTGGACGAATCGTGCCAGTCCCTCCTGTCCCACTCGGACATCAGCTATGACCGCACTGATGATGATGTG GATGTTGATGTAACGGTGGCGCAGACCCTGAAGCGCAAAGCCCAGGAGAGGCAG CGTGTGTCCCTGGCCCCTCAGATCGGCCCTGTGGTGGTGGCGAAGCGGCACCGGTCTTCTGTGGCACCTCAAAACACT GCGAGTGTCCCCCCCGTGCCCACTCCTGAAGAGATCACAGGCCCTGCTGGCAGCCTCCTGCCCACTGCTTTGTTGCCACGACGCTGCTCTCGCCAGGGACACCGTATCTCCACACGTGCAG GGGTACTGGGGTCTCTGAACATGCCAAATGCCACTGTCCTAGGgcagctgggatgctgcagaggctgcctggAGGTAGGAAGCCTCCTCACAGCCcagccaggagctgggatggTTTGCCTTGCAGAGCCTGCTCTActgcctcctctctctgcagagctgacCACTGCGTGGGGCACAGGTGAGGATCCAAGCTGCCATGCACCTGGACAGGAGAGCCACACCGTGGGCGGCTCAGAGGGGCAGCCAGTGCCAGCCCActtcccctctcctccacaAACTCTCCCAAAGCTCCAGCATGAGTTCACCTCCAAAACA GTGATCCGCCCTGAGCCTTGTGGTATCTGCGGCTCCCGTATCCGCTTTGGGAAGGCTGCCATCAAGTGCCGCCAGTGCCAGCTGCTGCTACACCCCAAGTGCCAGGACCAGTGCCCCAGCCCCTGTGTACCTCGGCCTCACCACCATGCCTGGCCTCgtgag GGTGTGCTGGCTGACTTTGCCCCCACCGTGCCACCCCTTGTGCCTGTGCTGGTGTTGCAGTGTGTGACCGAGGTGGAGAGGCGAGGCTTGACAGAG aCAGGGCTGTACCGGGTGCCGGGCACGGAACCACTGGTGCGGGAGTGGAAAcggaggctgctgcaggcagggggtGCGCTGCCTGCCCTTGGCAGTGTGGATAACATCCATGTGGTATGTGGGGTGCTCAAGGACTTTCTGCGAGGGCTCAAGGAGCCACTGGTCACCTTCAGCCTCCactctgcctttctgcaggcCGCTG ACATCCCAGATgatgctgcctgcagcaccacCCTGTGCCACTTGGTGAGCAAGCTGCCCCCAGCCAACCGGGACACCCTGGCCTTCCTTATGCTGCACCTGCTCAG GGTGTCACACAGCCCTGAGTGCAAGATGGACATCCTCAACCTGTCCCGTGTGTTTGGTCCCACACTGGTGGGACATGGCTCAGCCAACCCTACACCACTCGCCATTATGGAGGACACACCACGGCAGTGCAAG GTGGTGGCTCAGCTGCTCTCACTGCCACCCGACTTCTGGAGAGGCTTCCTGAGAACGAAGCAGGAAAACCCACTGCCACCACCAGCCCTGGGAGATGAACGTG AGCCATTCTTCCgccccatctcctccccagATGCAAAGCTGCGCCAGCTGAGCCCAGGTGGCACTTGCTGCCTCCCCAGCAACCTTTGGAGCTGTGTGGGCACAGCCACCCAGCCCCC GCAGGGGATGGGCCCGAAGAAGGTGGGTcgtttctttccttctctgctgtag
- the LOC104054603 gene encoding rac GTPase-activating protein 1 isoform X3: protein MAQRGGSGSARGRRGSRCLSPRGLRAGRMLRQRCGRLLAQLKRVSELLELSGSVEEDYIQIVRCFETMRQRCCRLEQDGQRARERLARAEAGQAALEVKLKHARKQVEVEIKKRHRLEAELEMQERKHQLVLESLMQEPWGSGILTREQCSILNALVSQRLGAALAAGRRSSAVDESCQSLLSHSDISYDRTDDDVDVDVTVAQTLKRKAQERQRVSLAPQIGPVVVAKRHRSSVAPQNTQASVPPVPTPEEITGPAGSLLPTALLPRRCSRQGHRISTRAGVLGSLNMPNATVLGQLGCCRGCLEVGSLLTAQPGAGMVCLAEPALLPPLSAELTTAWGTGEDPSCHAPGQESHTVGGSEGQPVPAHFPSPPQTLPKLQHEFTSKTVIRPEPCGICGSRIRFGKAAIKCRQCQLLLHPKCQDQCPSPCVPRPHHHAWPREGVLADFAPTVPPLVPVLVLQCVTEVERRGLTETGLYRVPGTEPLVREWKRRLLQAGGALPALGSVDNIHVVCGVLKDFLRGLKEPLVTFSLHSAFLQAADIPDDAACSTTLCHLVSKLPPANRDTLAFLMLHLLRVSHSPECKMDILNLSRVFGPTLVGHGSANPTPLAIMEDTPRQCKVVAQLLSLPPDFWRGFLRTKQENPLPPPALGDEREPFFRPISSPDAKLRQLSPGGTCCLPSNLWSCVGTATQPPQGMGPKKVGRFFPSLL, encoded by the exons CCAGAGGTGCTGCCGCCTGGAGCAGGACGGGCAGCGGGCCCGCGAGCGCCTGGCCCGCGCCGAGGCTGGGCAGGCGGCGCTGGAGGTGAAGCTCAAGCACGCCCGCAAACAGGTCGAGGTGGAGATAAAGAAGCGGCACCGTCTGGAGGCTGAACTGGAGATGCAG GAGCGCAAACATCAGCTTGTCTTAGAGTCCCTGATGCAGGAGCCATGGGGCAGCGGCATCCTGACCAGGGAGCAGTGCTCCATCCTCAATGCCCTGGTCAGCCAGCGCCTTGgggcagccctggcagcaggcaggag GTCATCTGCAGTGGACGAATCGTGCCAGTCCCTCCTGTCCCACTCGGACATCAGCTATGACCGCACTGATGATGATGTG GATGTTGATGTAACGGTGGCGCAGACCCTGAAGCGCAAAGCCCAGGAGAGGCAG CGTGTGTCCCTGGCCCCTCAGATCGGCCCTGTGGTGGTGGCGAAGCGGCACCGGTCTTCTGTGGCACCTCAAAACACT CAGGCGAGTGTCCCCCCCGTGCCCACTCCTGAAGAGATCACAGGCCCTGCTGGCAGCCTCCTGCCCACTGCTTTGTTGCCACGACGCTGCTCTCGCCAGGGACACCGTATCTCCACACGTGCAG GGGTACTGGGGTCTCTGAACATGCCAAATGCCACTGTCCTAGGgcagctgggatgctgcagaggctgcctggAGGTAGGAAGCCTCCTCACAGCCcagccaggagctgggatggTTTGCCTTGCAGAGCCTGCTCTActgcctcctctctctgcagagctgacCACTGCGTGGGGCACAGGTGAGGATCCAAGCTGCCATGCACCTGGACAGGAGAGCCACACCGTGGGCGGCTCAGAGGGGCAGCCAGTGCCAGCCCActtcccctctcctccacaAACTCTCCCAAAGCTCCAGCATGAGTTCACCTCCAAAACA GTGATCCGCCCTGAGCCTTGTGGTATCTGCGGCTCCCGTATCCGCTTTGGGAAGGCTGCCATCAAGTGCCGCCAGTGCCAGCTGCTGCTACACCCCAAGTGCCAGGACCAGTGCCCCAGCCCCTGTGTACCTCGGCCTCACCACCATGCCTGGCCTCgtgag GGTGTGCTGGCTGACTTTGCCCCCACCGTGCCACCCCTTGTGCCTGTGCTGGTGTTGCAGTGTGTGACCGAGGTGGAGAGGCGAGGCTTGACAGAG aCAGGGCTGTACCGGGTGCCGGGCACGGAACCACTGGTGCGGGAGTGGAAAcggaggctgctgcaggcagggggtGCGCTGCCTGCCCTTGGCAGTGTGGATAACATCCATGTGGTATGTGGGGTGCTCAAGGACTTTCTGCGAGGGCTCAAGGAGCCACTGGTCACCTTCAGCCTCCactctgcctttctgcaggcCGCTG ACATCCCAGATgatgctgcctgcagcaccacCCTGTGCCACTTGGTGAGCAAGCTGCCCCCAGCCAACCGGGACACCCTGGCCTTCCTTATGCTGCACCTGCTCAG GGTGTCACACAGCCCTGAGTGCAAGATGGACATCCTCAACCTGTCCCGTGTGTTTGGTCCCACACTGGTGGGACATGGCTCAGCCAACCCTACACCACTCGCCATTATGGAGGACACACCACGGCAGTGCAAG GTGGTGGCTCAGCTGCTCTCACTGCCACCCGACTTCTGGAGAGGCTTCCTGAGAACGAAGCAGGAAAACCCACTGCCACCACCAGCCCTGGGAGATGAACGTG AGCCATTCTTCCgccccatctcctccccagATGCAAAGCTGCGCCAGCTGAGCCCAGGTGGCACTTGCTGCCTCCCCAGCAACCTTTGGAGCTGTGTGGGCACAGCCACCCAGCCCCC GCAGGGGATGGGCCCGAAGAAGGTGGGTcgtttctttccttctctgctgtag
- the LOC104054603 gene encoding rac GTPase-activating protein 1 isoform X2: MAQRGGSGSARGRRGSRCLSPRGLRAGRMLRQRCGRLLAQLKRVSELLELSGSVEEDYIQIVRCFETMRQRCCRLEQDGQRARERLARAEAGQAALEVKLKHARKQVEVEIKKRHRLEAELEMQERKHQLVLESLMQEPWGSGILTREQCSILNALVSQRLGAALAAGRRSSAVDESCQSLLSHSDISYDRTDDDVDVDVTVAQTLKRKAQERQRVSLAPQIGPVVVAKRHRSSVAPQNTECSAVCSRFLCPAACIYQVYPGCAGPVPYSLYTPIPMASVPPVPTPEEITGPAGSLLPTALLPRRCSRQGHRISTRAGQLGCCRGCLEVGSLLTAQPGAGMVCLAEPALLPPLSAELTTAWGTGEDPSCHAPGQESHTVGGSEGQPVPAHFPSPPQTLPKLQHEFTSKTVIRPEPCGICGSRIRFGKAAIKCRQCQLLLHPKCQDQCPSPCVPRPHHHAWPREGVLADFAPTVPPLVPVLVLQCVTEVERRGLTETGLYRVPGTEPLVREWKRRLLQAGGALPALGSVDNIHVVCGVLKDFLRGLKEPLVTFSLHSAFLQAADIPDDAACSTTLCHLVSKLPPANRDTLAFLMLHLLRVSHSPECKMDILNLSRVFGPTLVGHGSANPTPLAIMEDTPRQCKVVAQLLSLPPDFWRGFLRTKQENPLPPPALGDEREPFFRPISSPDAKLRQLSPGGTCCLPSNLWSCVGTATQPPQGMGPKKVGRFFPSLL; encoded by the exons CCAGAGGTGCTGCCGCCTGGAGCAGGACGGGCAGCGGGCCCGCGAGCGCCTGGCCCGCGCCGAGGCTGGGCAGGCGGCGCTGGAGGTGAAGCTCAAGCACGCCCGCAAACAGGTCGAGGTGGAGATAAAGAAGCGGCACCGTCTGGAGGCTGAACTGGAGATGCAG GAGCGCAAACATCAGCTTGTCTTAGAGTCCCTGATGCAGGAGCCATGGGGCAGCGGCATCCTGACCAGGGAGCAGTGCTCCATCCTCAATGCCCTGGTCAGCCAGCGCCTTGgggcagccctggcagcaggcaggag GTCATCTGCAGTGGACGAATCGTGCCAGTCCCTCCTGTCCCACTCGGACATCAGCTATGACCGCACTGATGATGATGTG GATGTTGATGTAACGGTGGCGCAGACCCTGAAGCGCAAAGCCCAGGAGAGGCAG CGTGTGTCCCTGGCCCCTCAGATCGGCCCTGTGGTGGTGGCGAAGCGGCACCGGTCTTCTGTGGCACCTCAAAACACT GAGTGCTCAGCTGTCTGCTCCAGGTTCCTGTGCCCTGCAGCCTGTATCTACCAGGTTTACCCTGGCTGTGCTGGACCAGTGCCCTACAGCCTGTACACTCCTATACCCATG GCGAGTGTCCCCCCCGTGCCCACTCCTGAAGAGATCACAGGCCCTGCTGGCAGCCTCCTGCCCACTGCTTTGTTGCCACGACGCTGCTCTCGCCAGGGACACCGTATCTCCACACGTGCAG GgcagctgggatgctgcagaggctgcctggAGGTAGGAAGCCTCCTCACAGCCcagccaggagctgggatggTTTGCCTTGCAGAGCCTGCTCTActgcctcctctctctgcagagctgacCACTGCGTGGGGCACAGGTGAGGATCCAAGCTGCCATGCACCTGGACAGGAGAGCCACACCGTGGGCGGCTCAGAGGGGCAGCCAGTGCCAGCCCActtcccctctcctccacaAACTCTCCCAAAGCTCCAGCATGAGTTCACCTCCAAAACA GTGATCCGCCCTGAGCCTTGTGGTATCTGCGGCTCCCGTATCCGCTTTGGGAAGGCTGCCATCAAGTGCCGCCAGTGCCAGCTGCTGCTACACCCCAAGTGCCAGGACCAGTGCCCCAGCCCCTGTGTACCTCGGCCTCACCACCATGCCTGGCCTCgtgag GGTGTGCTGGCTGACTTTGCCCCCACCGTGCCACCCCTTGTGCCTGTGCTGGTGTTGCAGTGTGTGACCGAGGTGGAGAGGCGAGGCTTGACAGAG aCAGGGCTGTACCGGGTGCCGGGCACGGAACCACTGGTGCGGGAGTGGAAAcggaggctgctgcaggcagggggtGCGCTGCCTGCCCTTGGCAGTGTGGATAACATCCATGTGGTATGTGGGGTGCTCAAGGACTTTCTGCGAGGGCTCAAGGAGCCACTGGTCACCTTCAGCCTCCactctgcctttctgcaggcCGCTG ACATCCCAGATgatgctgcctgcagcaccacCCTGTGCCACTTGGTGAGCAAGCTGCCCCCAGCCAACCGGGACACCCTGGCCTTCCTTATGCTGCACCTGCTCAG GGTGTCACACAGCCCTGAGTGCAAGATGGACATCCTCAACCTGTCCCGTGTGTTTGGTCCCACACTGGTGGGACATGGCTCAGCCAACCCTACACCACTCGCCATTATGGAGGACACACCACGGCAGTGCAAG GTGGTGGCTCAGCTGCTCTCACTGCCACCCGACTTCTGGAGAGGCTTCCTGAGAACGAAGCAGGAAAACCCACTGCCACCACCAGCCCTGGGAGATGAACGTG AGCCATTCTTCCgccccatctcctccccagATGCAAAGCTGCGCCAGCTGAGCCCAGGTGGCACTTGCTGCCTCCCCAGCAACCTTTGGAGCTGTGTGGGCACAGCCACCCAGCCCCC GCAGGGGATGGGCCCGAAGAAGGTGGGTcgtttctttccttctctgctgtag